One Falco biarmicus isolate bFalBia1 chromosome 13, bFalBia1.pri, whole genome shotgun sequence genomic region harbors:
- the PTMA gene encoding prothymosin alpha isoform X1, with translation MSDAAVDTSAEISAKDLKEKKEVVEETENGRDAPANGNAENEENGEQEADNEVDEEEEEGGEEEDEEEEGDGEEEDGDEDDEAEGATGKRAAEDDEDDDVDPKKQKTDEDD, from the exons ATGTCCGACGCGGCCGTGGACACCAGCGCCGAGATCTCCGCCAAG GATCtaaaagagaagaaggaagttgttgaagaaacagaaaatggcaGAGATGCACCGGCCAACGGCAATGCT GAGAACGAGGAAAATGGAGAGCAGGAGGCTGACAACGAAGTAGAcgaagaggaagaggaaggtggtGAGGAAGAGGACGAGGAGGAAGAGGGTGATG gtgaggaagaggatggtgatgaagatgatgaagcTGAGGGAGCCACAGGCAAACGGGCAGCTGAGGATGATGAG GATGACGACGTCGATCCTAAGAAGCAGAAAACCGATGAAGATGACTAG
- the PTMA gene encoding prothymosin alpha isoform X3, translating to MSDAAVDTSAEISAKDLKEKKEVVEETENGRDAPANGNAENEENGEQEADNEVDEEEEEGGEEEDEEEEGEEEDGDEDDEAEGATGKRAAEDDEDDDVDPKKQKTDEDD from the exons ATGTCCGACGCGGCCGTGGACACCAGCGCCGAGATCTCCGCCAAG GATCtaaaagagaagaaggaagttgttgaagaaacagaaaatggcaGAGATGCACCGGCCAACGGCAATGCT GAGAACGAGGAAAATGGAGAGCAGGAGGCTGACAACGAAGTAGAcgaagaggaagaggaaggtggtGAGGAAGAGGACGAGGAGGAAGAGG gtgaggaagaggatggtgatgaagatgatgaagcTGAGGGAGCCACAGGCAAACGGGCAGCTGAGGATGATGAG GATGACGACGTCGATCCTAAGAAGCAGAAAACCGATGAAGATGACTAG
- the PTMA gene encoding prothymosin alpha isoform X2 translates to MSDAAVDTSAEISAKDLKEKKEVVEETENGRDAPANGNANEENGEQEADNEVDEEEEEGGEEEDEEEEGDGEEEDGDEDDEAEGATGKRAAEDDEDDDVDPKKQKTDEDD, encoded by the exons ATGTCCGACGCGGCCGTGGACACCAGCGCCGAGATCTCCGCCAAG GATCtaaaagagaagaaggaagttgttgaagaaacagaaaatggcaGAGATGCACCGGCCAACGGCAATGCT AACGAGGAAAATGGAGAGCAGGAGGCTGACAACGAAGTAGAcgaagaggaagaggaaggtggtGAGGAAGAGGACGAGGAGGAAGAGGGTGATG gtgaggaagaggatggtgatgaagatgatgaagcTGAGGGAGCCACAGGCAAACGGGCAGCTGAGGATGATGAG GATGACGACGTCGATCCTAAGAAGCAGAAAACCGATGAAGATGACTAG
- the PTMA gene encoding prothymosin alpha isoform X4, whose product MSDAAVDTSAEISAKDLKEKKEVVEETENGRDAPANGNANEENGEQEADNEVDEEEEEGGEEEDEEEEGEEEDGDEDDEAEGATGKRAAEDDEDDDVDPKKQKTDEDD is encoded by the exons ATGTCCGACGCGGCCGTGGACACCAGCGCCGAGATCTCCGCCAAG GATCtaaaagagaagaaggaagttgttgaagaaacagaaaatggcaGAGATGCACCGGCCAACGGCAATGCT AACGAGGAAAATGGAGAGCAGGAGGCTGACAACGAAGTAGAcgaagaggaagaggaaggtggtGAGGAAGAGGACGAGGAGGAAGAGG gtgaggaagaggatggtgatgaagatgatgaagcTGAGGGAGCCACAGGCAAACGGGCAGCTGAGGATGATGAG GATGACGACGTCGATCCTAAGAAGCAGAAAACCGATGAAGATGACTAG